The proteins below are encoded in one region of Triticum aestivum cultivar Chinese Spring chromosome 1B, IWGSC CS RefSeq v2.1, whole genome shotgun sequence:
- the LOC123121597 gene encoding uncharacterized protein isoform X1, with translation MSSAAARSESGAGPATAHELAMQQPPQQQEVVAAAAEVQAPPPGSVVVAAVEVPAPVVVATAEVPAQVPGAVLTIVISKPEEEEAREQKGVAPASLPPLEVGDASAMVAVAAAKEAELARSDSFDEQCRVCQQKSEEPLVDLGCRCRGDLSKAHRTCIDVWFRTRGSNKCEICQQVAVNIPPPETQASTSYWVWRVDSAYGRGRGGRERGWFSPLWVAFAILIGGLLLDVLISVSLGVSALPVNIIIGVLVVLGLGTALRLALECCQEFGSRRSMPRMENMAPSGYHPGV, from the exons ATGTCGAGCGCAGCCGCCAGATCGGAGTCGGGCGCTGGCCCGGCCACCGCTCATGAGCTAGCCATGCAGCAGCCACCGCAGCAGCAGGAGGTGGTCGCCGCCGCGGCTGAGGTGCAGGCGCCACCACCGGGATCAGTGGTGGTGGCCGCGGTTGAAGTGCCGGCGCCGGTGGTCGTGGCCACGGCTGAGGTGCCCGCACAGGTTCCCGGGGCGGTACTCACCATCGTGATCtcgaagccggaggaggaggaggcgcgcgagCAAAAGGGCGTCGCTCCGGCCTCTCTGCCCCCTCTGGAGGTCGGGGACGCCAGCGCCATGGTTGCCGTGGCGGCCGCGAAGGAGGCGGAGCTGGCGAGATCCGACAGCTTCGACGAGCAATGCAG AGTTTGTCAGCAAAAGTCGGAAGAACCTTTGGTAGACCTTGGATGCAGATGTCGTGGTGATCTTTCAAAAGCTCACCGCACATGTATTGATGTCTGGTTCCGTACTAGAGGTTCAAACAAGTGTGAGATATGCCA GCAAGTTGCTGTCAATATACCTCCTCCAGAGACACAAGCAAGT ACAAGTTATTGGGTTTGGAGGGTTGATTCAGCTTATGGAAGGGGCCGAGGAGGACGTGAAAGG GGATGGTTTAGCCCACTCTGGGTTGCATTTGCAATTCTGATTGGTGGTCTATTATTGGATGTGCTGATATCTGTTTCTCTTGGTGTTTCCGCACTTCCTGTGAACATAATAATTG GTGTTCTGGTGGTTCTCGGCTTGGGCACCGCCCTTCGACTAGCTCTCGAGTGCTGCCAGGAGTTTGGCTCGAGGAGAAGCATGCCAAGGATGGAAAACATGGCACCCAGTGGGTACCACCCCGGAGTATAG
- the LOC123121597 gene encoding uncharacterized protein isoform X2, which yields MSSAAARSESGAGPATAHELAMQQPPQQQEVVAAAAEVQAPPPGSVVVAAVEVPAPVVVATAEVPAQVPGAVLTIVISKPEEEEAREQKGVAPASLPPLEVGDASAMVAVAAAKEAELARSDSFDEQCRVCQQKSEEPLVDLGCRCRGDLSKAHRTCIDVWFRTRGSNKCEICQQVAVNIPPPETQASGWFSPLWVAFAILIGGLLLDVLISVSLGVSALPVNIIIGVLVVLGLGTALRLALECCQEFGSRRSMPRMENMAPSGYHPGV from the exons ATGTCGAGCGCAGCCGCCAGATCGGAGTCGGGCGCTGGCCCGGCCACCGCTCATGAGCTAGCCATGCAGCAGCCACCGCAGCAGCAGGAGGTGGTCGCCGCCGCGGCTGAGGTGCAGGCGCCACCACCGGGATCAGTGGTGGTGGCCGCGGTTGAAGTGCCGGCGCCGGTGGTCGTGGCCACGGCTGAGGTGCCCGCACAGGTTCCCGGGGCGGTACTCACCATCGTGATCtcgaagccggaggaggaggaggcgcgcgagCAAAAGGGCGTCGCTCCGGCCTCTCTGCCCCCTCTGGAGGTCGGGGACGCCAGCGCCATGGTTGCCGTGGCGGCCGCGAAGGAGGCGGAGCTGGCGAGATCCGACAGCTTCGACGAGCAATGCAG AGTTTGTCAGCAAAAGTCGGAAGAACCTTTGGTAGACCTTGGATGCAGATGTCGTGGTGATCTTTCAAAAGCTCACCGCACATGTATTGATGTCTGGTTCCGTACTAGAGGTTCAAACAAGTGTGAGATATGCCA GCAAGTTGCTGTCAATATACCTCCTCCAGAGACACAAGCAAGT GGATGGTTTAGCCCACTCTGGGTTGCATTTGCAATTCTGATTGGTGGTCTATTATTGGATGTGCTGATATCTGTTTCTCTTGGTGTTTCCGCACTTCCTGTGAACATAATAATTG GTGTTCTGGTGGTTCTCGGCTTGGGCACCGCCCTTCGACTAGCTCTCGAGTGCTGCCAGGAGTTTGGCTCGAGGAGAAGCATGCCAAGGATGGAAAACATGGCACCCAGTGGGTACCACCCCGGAGTATAG